A segment of the Mangrovimonas sp. YM274 genome:
GTGCAGCGGTAGCCAATGCAGGAATTGTCCGCACCAAAGATTTAATGACTTGGGAACGCCTTCCTGACCTTATTTCCAATACAGGACAACAGCGCAATGTGGTAATGCACCCAGAATTTGTAAATGACAAATACGCACTTTACACCAGACCTCAGGACGGTTTCATCAGTGTTGGAAGCGGCGGAGGCATTGGCCTTGGTTTCATTGATGACATGAACAACCCCGTGGTAGAAAATGAAACCATCATCAATAATAAAGAATACCATACCGTTTACGAATTGAAAAATGGTTTGGGGCCAGCCCCAATCAAAACCGATAAAGGATGGCTACACTTGGCTCATGGTGTTCGTAACACTGCAGCTGGACTGCGTTATACCTTGTACATGTTCATGACAGATTTGAATGATATTTCCAAGGTAACGCATCAACCCGCGGGTCATTTTATGGGACCTATCGGCAACGAGCGAGTAGGAGACGTTTCCAACGTTTTGTTTGTAAACGGCTGGATTGAAGATGCGGATGGAACGGTTTATATCTACTATGCCTCTTCAGATACCAGAATGCATGTTGCCACTTCTACCGTTGACAAATTGGTCGATTATGTCACCAACACTCCCGAAGACACCTTTATTTCGGCAGGATCGGTGCAAAACATCATTGACCTCATCAATAAAAATAAGGCATTATAATGCTTGAGGCATATAAAAATTTACAACAGGAGCTTGCTGCTGAACTGAAACACATTCTCAATTATTGGGTAGATAATACGCTCGATATGGAATTTGGTGGTTTCGTTGGAACAAGAAATCATTTCAATCAGTTAGTCCCATTGGCTTCCAAAGGAATTATTTTGAACACGCGCATTTTATGGTCATTTTCAGCAGCCTCCAATCATTTAAAAACAGACACTTACAAAGACATTTGCGATAGAGCCTTTACATACCTAAACGACTATTTTAGGGATACAATTCATAAAGGTTTGTTTTGGGAACTCGATTATACGGGAGCTCCCACCAACAAACGTAAACAGGTATATGCACAAGCATTTGGTATTTATGCGTTATCTGAATATTATGTAGTAACTAGTGACGAAGCCGCCAAACAATGGGCTATTGAATTGTTTCAGCTTTTGGAAACCCACGCCAAGGATAACGAGCGCAAGGGCTATTTAGAAGCTTTCAATGAAGATTGGACGCCTATTGAAGACATGCGCTTGAGCGAAAAAGACATGAACGCCGCTAAAACCATGAACACCCACCTTCATGTATTGGAAGCCTACACTTCATTACTAAAAATTTATGACCACCCAAACTTAAGAGCTTCGCTTTACGAGCTGATAATATTATTCA
Coding sequences within it:
- a CDS encoding glycosidase, giving the protein MMQNDVYPVGSKLQKVKEEFDALIAQKNEPIFSHNGIYNRYKNPIVTAAHVPLHWRFDLNETTNPNALERIGFNATFNAGAIKWKDKYVLCVRVEGNDRKSFFAMAESANGIDNFQFWDRPCVIPQIEGNPDTNVYDMRLTQHEDGWIYGIFCTERKDSDAPAGDTSAAVANAGIVRTKDLMTWERLPDLISNTGQQRNVVMHPEFVNDKYALYTRPQDGFISVGSGGGIGLGFIDDMNNPVVENETIINNKEYHTVYELKNGLGPAPIKTDKGWLHLAHGVRNTAAGLRYTLYMFMTDLNDISKVTHQPAGHFMGPIGNERVGDVSNVLFVNGWIEDADGTVYIYYASSDTRMHVATSTVDKLVDYVTNTPEDTFISAGSVQNIIDLINKNKAL
- a CDS encoding AGE family epimerase/isomerase, translated to MLEAYKNLQQELAAELKHILNYWVDNTLDMEFGGFVGTRNHFNQLVPLASKGIILNTRILWSFSAASNHLKTDTYKDICDRAFTYLNDYFRDTIHKGLFWELDYTGAPTNKRKQVYAQAFGIYALSEYYVVTSDEAAKQWAIELFQLLETHAKDNERKGYLEAFNEDWTPIEDMRLSEKDMNAAKTMNTHLHVLEAYTSLLKIYDHPNLRASLYELIILFNDTFLNKTNHYDLFFDEEWKLLSNTISYGHDIETAWLVIEAAKALGDDVLIKECEAIAIQVADAFLSEGIDKEGAVINEKNLSTNHIDHDRHWWPQVEALVGLNYAYHISKDQKYLSASLPIWEFTKTHLIDHKNGEWHFRVDDNGTPYENEDKVSMWKAPYHTSRACIILSPKP